A window from Streptomyces subrutilus encodes these proteins:
- the pdhA gene encoding pyruvate dehydrogenase (acetyl-transferring) E1 component subunit alpha produces MTVQELPGAGASHRSTPPPAWRPRTDAAPLLPDPEPYRVLGTGAADRLDPVLMRRCYAELVRGRRYNAQATALTRQGRLAVYPSTVGQEACEIAAALVLEERDWLFPSYRDTLAAVARGLDPVQALTLLRGDWHTGYDPRELRIAPLSTPLATQLPHAVGLAHAARLRGDDVVALAMVGDGGTSEGDFHEAMNFAAVWQAPVVFLVQNNGFAISVPLAKQSAAPTLAHKAVGYGMPGRLVDGNDVAAMHEVLSEAVRRARAGGGPTLVEAVTYRMEAHTNADDATRYRGDAEVEAWKAHDPVALLERELTARGILDEEGVRVEREAAEEMAAALREAMNADPVLDPMDLFAHVYAEQTGRLREQAALLRAELEAEGE; encoded by the coding sequence ATGACGGTCCAAGAGCTGCCCGGTGCCGGTGCGTCCCACCGGTCCACCCCGCCGCCCGCCTGGAGGCCCCGTACGGACGCCGCTCCGCTGCTGCCGGACCCGGAGCCCTACCGGGTGCTGGGCACCGGGGCGGCGGACCGGCTCGACCCGGTGCTGATGCGGCGGTGCTACGCCGAGCTGGTGCGCGGTCGCCGCTACAACGCCCAGGCCACCGCGCTCACCCGGCAGGGCCGGCTCGCCGTGTACCCCTCGACCGTCGGCCAGGAGGCCTGCGAGATCGCGGCCGCGCTGGTCCTGGAGGAGCGCGACTGGCTCTTCCCGTCCTACCGCGACACCCTGGCGGCCGTGGCGCGCGGGCTCGACCCGGTGCAGGCGCTGACCCTGCTGCGGGGCGACTGGCACACCGGCTACGACCCGCGCGAGCTGCGCATCGCACCGCTGAGCACCCCGCTCGCCACCCAGTTGCCGCACGCGGTGGGCCTGGCGCACGCGGCCCGGCTGCGCGGGGACGACGTGGTCGCCCTCGCGATGGTCGGCGACGGCGGCACCAGCGAGGGCGACTTCCACGAGGCGATGAACTTCGCTGCCGTCTGGCAGGCACCGGTGGTCTTCCTCGTGCAGAACAACGGCTTCGCGATATCCGTCCCGCTCGCCAAGCAGAGCGCCGCCCCGACCCTGGCCCACAAGGCCGTGGGGTACGGGATGCCCGGCCGGCTGGTCGACGGCAACGACGTCGCGGCGATGCACGAGGTCCTCTCCGAGGCCGTCCGGCGGGCCCGGGCCGGCGGCGGCCCGACCCTGGTCGAGGCGGTCACGTACCGGATGGAGGCGCACACCAACGCCGACGACGCGACCCGCTACCGCGGCGACGCCGAGGTCGAGGCGTGGAAGGCGCACGACCCGGTCGCGCTGCTGGAGCGGGAGCTGACCGCCCGCGGCATCCTCGACGAGGAGGGGGTGCGGGTGGAGCGCGAGGCGGCCGAGGAGATGGCGGCGGCGCTGCGCGAGGCCATGAACGCCGATCCCGTGCTGGACCCGATGGACCTCTTCGCGCACGTCTACGCGGAGCAGACCGGCCGGCTGCGCGAGCAGGCGGCCCTGCTCCGCGCGGAGCTGGAAGCGGAGGGCGAGTGA
- a CDS encoding Lrp/AsnC family transcriptional regulator — MPDEQMAGAGSAPAAPGGAQGAPGTPPVPPRPLDPIDRSIMRLLQADGRASIRSVAEQVHVSRANAYARINRLIDDGVIRGFTARVDHERAGQGASAYITLKIVQNSWRTVREQLRELPGAAHIALVSGDFDVLLLVHTPDNRTLRELVLTRLQSIPEVLSTRTLLVFEETDLLAPGPGPGLPPGTTITEE; from the coding sequence ATGCCGGATGAACAAATGGCCGGAGCGGGCTCCGCACCGGCCGCGCCGGGCGGCGCGCAGGGCGCACCCGGGACCCCGCCGGTGCCGCCCCGCCCGCTGGACCCGATCGACCGGTCGATCATGCGCCTGCTCCAGGCGGACGGCCGCGCGTCGATACGGTCGGTGGCCGAGCAGGTGCACGTCTCGCGCGCGAACGCCTACGCGCGGATCAACCGGCTCATCGACGACGGGGTGATCCGCGGGTTCACCGCCCGCGTCGACCACGAACGGGCCGGTCAGGGCGCCTCCGCCTACATCACGCTGAAGATCGTCCAGAACTCCTGGCGCACGGTCCGCGAGCAGCTGCGCGAGCTCCCGGGCGCCGCCCACATCGCCCTGGTCAGCGGGGACTTCGACGTCCTGCTCCTGGTGCACACCCCGGACAACCGCACCCTGCGCGAACTGGTCCTCACCCGCCTCCAGTCCATCCCCGAGGTGCTCTCGACGCGCACCCTGCTGGTGTTCGAGGAGACGGATCTGCTGGCGCCGGGCCCCGGCCCCGGCCTGCCCCCCGGAACGACGATCACGGAGGAGTAG
- a CDS encoding TetR/AcrR family transcriptional regulator: MTTAKRDTYTPETLLAVAVQVFNERGYDGTSMEHLSKAAGISKSSIYHHVAGKEELLRRAVSRALDGLFAVLEEPGAVRGRAVERVEYVTRRTVEVLVGELPYVTLLLRVRGNTRTERWALERRREFDQQVAELLKAAAADGDLRGDVDIRLATRLLFGMVNSLVEWYRPHPGTSRDQLADAVVGMALDGLRTNRG; this comes from the coding sequence GTGACCACGGCCAAGCGGGACACCTACACACCGGAGACCCTGCTGGCCGTCGCGGTCCAGGTCTTCAACGAGCGCGGCTACGACGGCACGTCGATGGAGCATCTCTCCAAGGCCGCCGGCATCTCGAAGTCCTCCATCTACCACCACGTGGCGGGCAAGGAGGAGCTGCTGCGGCGCGCCGTCAGCCGCGCCCTGGACGGCCTGTTCGCCGTCCTTGAGGAGCCCGGGGCGGTACGGGGCCGCGCGGTCGAGCGCGTCGAGTACGTCACCCGGCGCACGGTGGAGGTGCTGGTCGGCGAACTGCCGTACGTGACCCTGCTGCTGCGGGTACGGGGCAACACCCGCACCGAGCGCTGGGCCCTGGAGCGGCGCCGCGAGTTCGACCAGCAGGTGGCCGAGCTGCTGAAGGCCGCCGCGGCCGACGGCGACCTGCGGGGGGACGTGGACATCCGGCTCGCCACCCGGCTGCTCTTCGGCATGGTGAACTCGCTGGTCGAGTGGTACCGCCCGCACCCGGGCACGAGCCGGGACCAGCTCGCCGACGCGGTGGTCGGCATGGCCCTCGACGGCCTGCGCACGAACCGCGGCTGA
- a CDS encoding alpha-ketoacid dehydrogenase subunit beta → MTTSTTTPVAAAVPRAKPATMAQALTRAMRDAMAEDPTVHVMGEDVGTLGGVFRITDGLAKEFGEDRCTDTPLAEAGILGAAVGMAMYGLRPVVEMQFDAFAYPAFEQLISHVAKMRNRTRGAMPLPITIRVPYGGGIGGVEHHSDSSEAYYVATPGLTVVTPATVEDAYGLLRASIASDDPVVFLEPKRLYWAKADWSPEAPARVPGIGTALVRRSGASATLITYGPSLPVCLEAAEAAREEGWDLEVVDLRSLVPFDEDTVVESVRRTGRAVVVHESGGFGGPGAEIAARITERCFHHLEAPVLRVTGFDIPYPPPMLEKHHLPGVDRILDTVARLQWEN, encoded by the coding sequence ATGACGACGTCGACGACGACGCCGGTGGCCGCGGCGGTGCCCAGGGCCAAGCCGGCCACGATGGCGCAGGCCCTGACCCGGGCGATGCGCGATGCGATGGCCGAGGACCCGACCGTGCACGTCATGGGCGAGGACGTCGGGACGCTGGGCGGGGTCTTCCGGATCACGGACGGCCTGGCGAAGGAGTTCGGCGAGGACCGCTGCACGGACACGCCGCTGGCCGAGGCCGGCATCCTGGGCGCGGCCGTCGGCATGGCCATGTACGGGCTGCGGCCGGTGGTCGAGATGCAGTTCGACGCCTTCGCGTACCCGGCCTTCGAGCAGCTGATCTCGCACGTGGCGAAGATGCGCAACCGCACCCGGGGCGCGATGCCGCTGCCGATCACCATCCGGGTGCCGTACGGCGGCGGGATCGGCGGCGTGGAGCACCACAGCGACTCCTCCGAGGCGTACTACGTGGCCACCCCGGGCCTGACCGTGGTGACCCCGGCGACGGTCGAGGACGCGTACGGGCTGCTGCGCGCGTCCATCGCCAGCGACGACCCGGTGGTCTTCCTGGAGCCCAAGCGGCTCTACTGGGCGAAGGCCGACTGGTCGCCGGAGGCGCCGGCGCGGGTGCCGGGGATCGGCACGGCGCTCGTACGGCGCAGCGGCGCGAGCGCGACGCTGATCACCTACGGGCCCTCGCTGCCCGTGTGCCTGGAGGCCGCCGAGGCGGCGCGCGAGGAGGGCTGGGACCTGGAGGTCGTCGACCTGCGCTCGCTGGTCCCCTTCGACGAGGACACGGTCGTGGAGTCCGTACGGCGGACCGGGCGCGCGGTGGTCGTCCACGAGTCGGGCGGCTTCGGCGGCCCGGGGGCGGAGATCGCGGCGCGGATCACGGAGCGCTGCTTCCACCACTTGGAGGCGCCGGTGCTGCGGGTGACGGGCTTCGACATCCCCTATCCGCCGCCGATGCTGGAGAAGCACCACCTGCCCGGCGTGGACCGGATCCTGGACACCGTCGCCCGCCTGCAGTGGGAGAACTGA